The following proteins are encoded in a genomic region of Rattus rattus isolate New Zealand chromosome 2, Rrattus_CSIRO_v1, whole genome shotgun sequence:
- the Art5 gene encoding ecto-ADP-ribosyltransferase 5 isoform X1: protein MILEDLLMVLSCLGLHILWKVQAVPILPLSLVPDTFDDAYVGCSEEMEEKAGLLLKEEMARHALLRESWEAAQEAWAHGRHKLTLPPGFKAQHGVAVMVYTNSSNTLYWELNQAVRTGGRSRELYMRHFPFKALHFYLTRALQLLRGTGGCSREAGEVVFRGVSSLHFEPKRLGDSVRLGQFASSSVDERVARRFGNTTFFNLRTCFGAPIQALSVFPEEREVLIPPHEVFLVTGFSQDGAQSIVTLWSYNQTCSHFNCAYLGGEKRRGCVSSRAAGQPESFSTEALALQSGKTLLLAPGELQLSRAGP, encoded by the exons ATGATTCTGGAGGATCTTCTGATGGTCCTCAGCTGCCTCGGCTTGCACATCCTCTGGAAG GTACAAGCTGTCCCTATCCTGCCCCTGAGCCTGGTTCCAGATACCTTCGATGATGCCTATGTGGGCTGTtctgaggagatggaggagaaagcaGGCCTGCTGCTAAAGGAAGAGATGGCACGCCATGCCCTGCTACGGGAATCCTGGGAAGCAGCGCAAGAGGCCTGGGCACACGGGCGTCACAAGCTTACTCTACCTCCTGGCTTCAAAGCCCAGCACGGAGTAGCCGTTATGGTGTACACCAACTCATCCAACACCTTGTACTGGGAGCTGAACCAGGCTGTGCGGACAGGAGGTCGCTCCCGGGAGCTCTACATGAGGCACTTCCCCTTCAAGGCCCTGCATTTCTACCTGACCCGGGCCCTGCAGCTGCTGCGGGGCACTGGAGGATGCAGTAGGGAAGCTGGGGAGGTGGTGTTCCGAGGGGTGAGCAGCCTTCACTTTGAACCCAAGAGGCTGGGGGACTCTGTCCGGTTAGGACAGTTTGCCTCCAGCTCCGTGGATGAAAGAGTGGCTCGCAGGTTTGGCAACACCACCTTCTTCAATCTAAGGACTTGTTTTGGGGCTCCTATCCaggctctgtctgtcttccctgagGAGCGTGAGGTGCTGATACCCCCACATGAAGTCTTCTTGGTCACTGGGTTCTCCCAGGATGGAGCCCAGAGCATAGTGACGCTCTGGAGTTATAATCAGACCTGCAGCCACTTTAACTGCGCCTATTTGGGTG GGGAGAAGAGACGTGGCTGTGTGTCCTCAAGAG caGCAGGGCAGCCAGAGTCGTTCTCCACAGAGGCTTTGGCTCTGCAATCAGGGAAGACGCTGCTCTTGGCCCCTGGGGAGTTGCAGCTCTCCAGAGCTGGACCCTGA
- the Art5 gene encoding ecto-ADP-ribosyltransferase 5 isoform X2, producing the protein MILEDLLMVLSCLGLHILWKVQAVPILPLSLVPDTFDDAYVGCSEEMEEKAGLLLKEEMARHALLRESWEAAQEAWAHGRHKLTLPPGFKAQHGVAVMVYTNSSNTLYWELNQAVRTGGRSRELYMRHFPFKALHFYLTRALQLLRGTGGCSREAGEVVFRGVSSLHFEPKRLGDSVRLGQFASSSVDERVARRFGNTTFFNLRTCFGAPIQALSVFPEEREVLIPPHEVFLVTGFSQDGAQSIVTLWSYNQTCSHFNCAYLGGEKRRGCVSSRAGQPESFSTEALALQSGKTLLLAPGELQLSRAGP; encoded by the exons ATGATTCTGGAGGATCTTCTGATGGTCCTCAGCTGCCTCGGCTTGCACATCCTCTGGAAG GTACAAGCTGTCCCTATCCTGCCCCTGAGCCTGGTTCCAGATACCTTCGATGATGCCTATGTGGGCTGTtctgaggagatggaggagaaagcaGGCCTGCTGCTAAAGGAAGAGATGGCACGCCATGCCCTGCTACGGGAATCCTGGGAAGCAGCGCAAGAGGCCTGGGCACACGGGCGTCACAAGCTTACTCTACCTCCTGGCTTCAAAGCCCAGCACGGAGTAGCCGTTATGGTGTACACCAACTCATCCAACACCTTGTACTGGGAGCTGAACCAGGCTGTGCGGACAGGAGGTCGCTCCCGGGAGCTCTACATGAGGCACTTCCCCTTCAAGGCCCTGCATTTCTACCTGACCCGGGCCCTGCAGCTGCTGCGGGGCACTGGAGGATGCAGTAGGGAAGCTGGGGAGGTGGTGTTCCGAGGGGTGAGCAGCCTTCACTTTGAACCCAAGAGGCTGGGGGACTCTGTCCGGTTAGGACAGTTTGCCTCCAGCTCCGTGGATGAAAGAGTGGCTCGCAGGTTTGGCAACACCACCTTCTTCAATCTAAGGACTTGTTTTGGGGCTCCTATCCaggctctgtctgtcttccctgagGAGCGTGAGGTGCTGATACCCCCACATGAAGTCTTCTTGGTCACTGGGTTCTCCCAGGATGGAGCCCAGAGCATAGTGACGCTCTGGAGTTATAATCAGACCTGCAGCCACTTTAACTGCGCCTATTTGGGTG GGGAGAAGAGACGTGGCTGTGTGTCCTCAAGAG CAGGGCAGCCAGAGTCGTTCTCCACAGAGGCTTTGGCTCTGCAATCAGGGAAGACGCTGCTCTTGGCCCCTGGGGAGTTGCAGCTCTCCAGAGCTGGACCCTGA
- the Art1 gene encoding GPI-linked NAD(P)(+)--arginine ADP-ribosyltransferase 1: protein MKIPAMMSLLLVSVGLRDGVQVQSYSISQLDIFSQETPLDMAPASFDDQYAGCLADMTAALPDLNHSEFQANKVYADGWALANIQWQDRRAWGSLWGSLPPPPPGFRDEHGVALLAYTANSPLHKEFNAAVREAGRSRAHYLHHFSFKTLHFLLTEALQLLRNHRSPGCRQVYRGVHGLRFRPAGPGATVRLGGFASASLKNVAAQQFGEDTFFGIWTCLGAPIRGYSFFPEEEEVLIPPFETFQVINTSRPAQGPARIYLRALGKRSTYNCEYIKEKKCRSGPCWLNSSAPGSLSSSWSLLLLVLFLVLRALPENPGLRC from the exons ATGAAGATCCCTGCTATGATGTCTCTCCTGCTGGTGTCTGTGGGTCTCAGGGACGGAGTTCAG GTTCAAAGTTACTCCATCTCACAACTAGACATCTTTTCTCAAGAAACACCCCTGGACATGGCCCCAGCGTCCTTTGATGACCAGTATGCTGGCTGCCTGGCCGACATGACAGCGGCACTGCCAGATCTCAATCactcagagttccaggccaacaaagTATACGCGGATGGCTGGGCTCTGGCCAACATCCAGTGGCAGGACCGCAGGGCCTGGGGGTCCCTGTGGGGCTCCTTGCCCCCACCACCGCCGGGCTTCCGGGATGAGCACGGCGTGGCGCTGCTGGCCTACACCGCCAACAGCCCCCTGCACAAGGAGTTCAACGCGGCAGTGCGCGAGGCGGGCCGCTCCCGGGCCCACTACCTTCACCACTTCTCGTTCAAGACCCTCCACTTTCTGCTCACCGAGGCCCTGCAACTGCTCCGGAACCACCGATCTCCCGGGTGCCGGCAGGTGTACAGGGGGGTGCATGGCCTGCGTTTCCGGCCAGCGGGACCTGGCGCCACCGTTAGGCTAGGGGGCTTTGCTTCCGCGTCCCTCAAGAACGTTGCGGCCCAACAATTTGGCGAGGACACCTTCTTCGGTATCTGGACCTGCCTCGGTGCCCCCATCAGGGGCTACTCCTTTTTccctgaagaggaggaggtgcTGATCCCCCCTTTCGAAACTTTCCAGGTGATCAATACCAGCCGACCCGCCCAGGGTCCTGCACGCATCTACCTCCGTGCTCTGGGCAAACGCAGCACATACAACTGCGAATACATAAAAG aaaagaagtgcaggtctGGGCCCTGCTGGCTGAATAGCTCAG CCCCAGGCTCCCTCTCGTCCTCATGGTCTCTTCTGCTGCTGGTCTTGTTCCTTGTGCTGAGGgcccttccagagaacccaggtctcCGATGTTGA
- the Chrna10 gene encoding neuronal acetylcholine receptor subunit alpha-10 isoform X1, producing MLSSSFYAYLSAYKQTTQHQRCCETMEQVTRLPLGGGGCWMDDSHILLIHPPECLGAEGRLAHKLFRDLFANYTSALRPVADTDQTLNVTLEVTLSQIIDMDERNQVLTLYLWIRQEWTDAYLHWDPKAYGDLDAIRIPSSLVWRPDIVLYNKADTQPPASASTNVVVRHDGAVRWDAPAITRSSCRVDVSAFPFDAQRCGLTFGSWTHGGHQLDVRPRGTSASLADFVENVEWRVLGMPARRRVLTYGCCSEPYPDVTFTLLLRRRAAAYVCNLLLPCVFISLLAPLAFHLPADSGEKVSLGVTVLLALTVFQLILAESMPPAESVPLIGKYYMATMTMVTFSTALTILIMNLHYCGPNARPVPAWARVLLLGHLARGLCVRERGEPCGQSKSLESAPSLQPPPASPAGPCHEPRCLCHQEALLHHIASIASTFRSHRAAQRRHEDWKRLARVMDRFFLGIFFCMALVMSLIVLVQAL from the exons ATGCTTTCCTCTAGCTTCTATGCATATCTGAGTGCATACAAGCAAACAACACAGCATCAGAGATGCTGTGAGACCATGGAACAGGTGACAAGGCTCCCGCTGGGGGGTGGAGGATGCTGGATGGATGACAGTCATATTCTTCTCATTCACCCTCCAGAGTGCCTGGGAGCTGAGGGGAGACTGGCTCACAAGCTGTTTCGTGACCTGTTTGCCAACTATACAAGTGCTCTGAGACCAGTGGCAGATACAGACCAGACTCTAAATGTGACCCTGGAGGTGACATTGTCTCAGATCATTGATATG GATGAACGGAACCAGGTGCTGACCTTGTACCTGTGGATCCGGCAAGAGTGGACAGATGCCTACCTACACTGGGACCCCAAAGCCTATGGTGACCTGGACGCAATCCGAATTCCCAGCAGTCTAGTGTGGCGACCAGACATCGTACTTTACAACAA GGCGGACACGCAGCCACCTGCCTCAGCCAGCACCAATGTGGTTGTGCGGCACGACGGCGCTGTGCGCTGGGACGCACCGGCCATCACACGCAGCTCGTGCCGTGTGGACGTATCTGCCTTCCCTTTTGACGCGCAGCGCTGCGGCCTGACCTTCGGTTCATGGACGCACGGTGGGCACCAGCTGGATGTGCGACCTCGGGGCACTTCCGCCAGTCTGGCCGACTTCGTGGAGAACGTTGAATGGCGGGTGCTGGGCATGCCAGCACGCAGGCGGGTCCTCACCTATGGCTGCTGCTCTGAGCCCTACCCAGATGTGACCTTTACTCTGTTGCTGCGCCGCCGCGCTGCAGCCTACGTGTGCAACCTCCTGCTGCCCTGTGTGTTCATCTCCCTGCTGGCGCCTCTGGCCTTCCACCTGCCTGCTGACTCTGGGGAGAAGGTGTCTCTGGGTGTCACCGTGCTCTTGGCGCTCACCGTCTTCCAGCTGATCCTGGCCGAGAGCATGCCACCTGCAGAGAGCGTGCCACTCATTG GAAAGTACTATATGGCCACTATGACCATGGTCACATTCTCCACCGCACTTACCATCCTCATCATGAACCTGCACTACTGTGGCCCTAATGCACGTCCAGTGCCCGCCTGGGCTCGGGTTCTCCTGCTGGGACACCTAGCCAGAGGCCTGTGTGTGCGGGAACGAGGGGAACCCTGTGGGCAGTCCAAGTCACTAGAGTCAGcccccagcctccagcctccaccaGCTTCCCCAGCGGGCCCTTGTCATGAGCCACGGTGTCTATGCCACCAGGAAGCCCTTCTACATCATATAGCTTCCATTGCTAGTACCTTCCGCAGCCACCGGGCTGCCCAGCGCCGCCACGAAGATTGGAAGCGTCTGGCTAGAGTAATGGACCGCTTTTTCCTAGGCATCTTCTTCTGCATGGCTCTGGTCATGAGCCTCATCGTACTGGTGCAAGCCCTGTAA
- the Chrna10 gene encoding neuronal acetylcholine receptor subunit alpha-10 isoform X2, whose product MGTRSHYLDLGFLLLLFLPAECLGAEGRLAHKLFRDLFANYTSALRPVADTDQTLNVTLEVTLSQIIDMDERNQVLTLYLWIRQEWTDAYLHWDPKAYGDLDAIRIPSSLVWRPDIVLYNKADTQPPASASTNVVVRHDGAVRWDAPAITRSSCRVDVSAFPFDAQRCGLTFGSWTHGGHQLDVRPRGTSASLADFVENVEWRVLGMPARRRVLTYGCCSEPYPDVTFTLLLRRRAAAYVCNLLLPCVFISLLAPLAFHLPADSGEKVSLGVTVLLALTVFQLILAESMPPAESVPLIGKYYMATMTMVTFSTALTILIMNLHYCGPNARPVPAWARVLLLGHLARGLCVRERGEPCGQSKSLESAPSLQPPPASPAGPCHEPRCLCHQEALLHHIASIASTFRSHRAAQRRHEDWKRLARVMDRFFLGIFFCMALVMSLIVLVQAL is encoded by the exons ATGGGGACAAGGAGCCACTACCTGGACCTggggtttctgctgctgctgtttctcccTGCAG AGTGCCTGGGAGCTGAGGGGAGACTGGCTCACAAGCTGTTTCGTGACCTGTTTGCCAACTATACAAGTGCTCTGAGACCAGTGGCAGATACAGACCAGACTCTAAATGTGACCCTGGAGGTGACATTGTCTCAGATCATTGATATG GATGAACGGAACCAGGTGCTGACCTTGTACCTGTGGATCCGGCAAGAGTGGACAGATGCCTACCTACACTGGGACCCCAAAGCCTATGGTGACCTGGACGCAATCCGAATTCCCAGCAGTCTAGTGTGGCGACCAGACATCGTACTTTACAACAA GGCGGACACGCAGCCACCTGCCTCAGCCAGCACCAATGTGGTTGTGCGGCACGACGGCGCTGTGCGCTGGGACGCACCGGCCATCACACGCAGCTCGTGCCGTGTGGACGTATCTGCCTTCCCTTTTGACGCGCAGCGCTGCGGCCTGACCTTCGGTTCATGGACGCACGGTGGGCACCAGCTGGATGTGCGACCTCGGGGCACTTCCGCCAGTCTGGCCGACTTCGTGGAGAACGTTGAATGGCGGGTGCTGGGCATGCCAGCACGCAGGCGGGTCCTCACCTATGGCTGCTGCTCTGAGCCCTACCCAGATGTGACCTTTACTCTGTTGCTGCGCCGCCGCGCTGCAGCCTACGTGTGCAACCTCCTGCTGCCCTGTGTGTTCATCTCCCTGCTGGCGCCTCTGGCCTTCCACCTGCCTGCTGACTCTGGGGAGAAGGTGTCTCTGGGTGTCACCGTGCTCTTGGCGCTCACCGTCTTCCAGCTGATCCTGGCCGAGAGCATGCCACCTGCAGAGAGCGTGCCACTCATTG GAAAGTACTATATGGCCACTATGACCATGGTCACATTCTCCACCGCACTTACCATCCTCATCATGAACCTGCACTACTGTGGCCCTAATGCACGTCCAGTGCCCGCCTGGGCTCGGGTTCTCCTGCTGGGACACCTAGCCAGAGGCCTGTGTGTGCGGGAACGAGGGGAACCCTGTGGGCAGTCCAAGTCACTAGAGTCAGcccccagcctccagcctccaccaGCTTCCCCAGCGGGCCCTTGTCATGAGCCACGGTGTCTATGCCACCAGGAAGCCCTTCTACATCATATAGCTTCCATTGCTAGTACCTTCCGCAGCCACCGGGCTGCCCAGCGCCGCCACGAAGATTGGAAGCGTCTGGCTAGAGTAATGGACCGCTTTTTCCTAGGCATCTTCTTCTGCATGGCTCTGGTCATGAGCCTCATCGTACTGGTGCAAGCCCTGTAA